The following are encoded in a window of Cataglyphis hispanica isolate Lineage 1 chromosome 21, ULB_Chis1_1.0, whole genome shotgun sequence genomic DNA:
- the LOC126857395 gene encoding peroxisomal targeting signal 1 receptor, translating into MAFRELVEGDCGGPSSLMRLTSHYVQDHGFKEEGIFRPFSPTETFQAQDADQLVQQFLEEPACPQTFRMDNLLQEMREIDQNIHPPRAAPGVVKELSDLNTAWENLCFKSDKQFEELHVDNIWNTSIIPTSIISTQEENTQFPETRKGLGLDSKWMEEYLEHSVNNAQDNLNKDNEAQIIKDEDPNYAYSRFMKFMKQEGDIPIENTRTETANLDDPIEEWIEQYHADQQKTKDNSINNINYDSTVLNKVEEELEAAGTWIDEFVKENPSPEYINSKLLWKQFQDEWDKVSADGVSSTHPWVSELDTYYDPFNKEYEFCETNPMKDLPNALAEGKKRLEAGDLPSAVLCFEAAVQQDENNVEAWLLLGKTQAENEQDPLAISALNHCLCLEPSNSVALMALAASYANESYQKQACLTLKEWLLKNEKYKHLSVPESNLTRDKHPTFSVSTLLYDKVYDEVKDLYIQAARMNPRDEIDPDVQCGLGILFNLSSDYNKAIDCFQAALQIRPDDSRLWNRLGATLANGQRSAEAVNAYHRALELSPGFIRARYNLGISCVNLGVYKEAGEHLLTALNQQAAGRGLQVNNVSPKAMSNTIWSTLRLVISLMHKYELMEAVENRDLSKLNKEFEII; encoded by the exons atggcatTTCGCGAGTTAGTGGAAGGAGACTGTGGAGGTCCCAGCTCGTTAATGCGCCTTACATCACATTATGTACAAGATCATGGTTTTAAAGAGGAAGGAATTTTTCGGCCGTTTAGTCCAACTGAAACTTTTCAAGCACAGGATGCAGATCAGTTAGTTCAACAATTCTTAGAAGAACCTGCTTGTCCACAGACATTTCGAATGGACAATTTACTACAAGAAATGAGAGaaattgatcaaaatattCATCCCCCGAGAGCAGCACCCGGAGTCGTCAAAGAATTAAGTGATCTAAACACAGCTTGGGAAAATCTATGTTTTAAATCTGATAAGCAATTTGAA gaaCTTCATGTGGATAATATATGGAATACATCTATAATACCCACATCTATAATATCCACTCAGGAAGAAAACACACAATTTCCTGAAACTCGCAAAGGTCTTGGTCTAGATTCAAAATGGATGGAAGAATATTTGGAACATAGTGTAAACAATGCACAAGATAATCTTAACAAAGACAATGAAGCTCAAATCATAAAAGATGAAGATCCGAATTATGCATATTCAAggtttatgaaatttatgaaacaaGAAGGTGATATTCCAATAGAAAACACTCGAACAGAAACAGCCAACTTGGATGATCCAATCGAAGAATGGATAGAGCAATATCATGCAGATcaacaaaaaacaaaagataattccattaataatattaattatgacagTACAGTCTTGAATAAAGTAGAAGAAGAATTAGAAGCTGCGGGTACATGGATAGATGAATTTGTAAAGGAAAATCCATCTCCAG aatatataaattcaaagttATTATGGAAGCAGTTTCAAGATGAATGGGACAAAGTATCTGCAGATGGGGTCTCCTCTACACATCCATGGGTATCAGAGCTTGACACATATTACGATCCATTTAATAAGGAATATGAATTTTGTGAAACAAATCCTATGAAAGACTTACCAAATGCATTGGCAGAAGGCAAGAAACGGTTAGAAGCAGGAGATTTACCGAGTGCTGTACTCTGTTTCGAAGCAGCTGTTCAACAGGATGAAAATAATGTGGAAGCGTGGCTACTTCTTGGTAAAACACAAGCTGAGAATGAACAAGATCCTTTGGCTATCTCTGCTTTGAATCATTGCCTATGTTTGGAGCCATCTAATAGTGTTGCTCTCATGGCATTAGCAGCTTCTTATGCAAATGAATCTTATCAGAAGCAAGCCTGTCTAACGTTGAAGGAATGGTTactaaagaatgaaaaatataaacatctaTCAGTTCCAGAGTCTAATCTTACAAGAGATAAACATCCAACTTTCAGTGTATCCACTTTATTATATGA TAAAGTATATGATGAAgtgaaagatttatatattcaagcaGCAAGAATGAATCCCCGCGATGAAATTGATCCGGATGTACAATGTGGATTAggtatattgtttaatttgtcGAGTGATTATAATAAAGCTATAGATTGTTTTCAAGCAGCATTGCAAATACGCCCTGAT GATTCCAGATTATGGAATAGATTAGGTGCCACTCTCGCTAATGGCCAGCGATCAGCAGAAGCAGTAAATGCGTATCATCGTGCATTAGAGTTATCGCCCGGATTTATTCGAGCACGTTATAATCTCGGCATATCTTGTGTTAATCTGGGAGTGTATAA AGAAGCAGGTGAGCACCTTTTGACAGCATTAAATCAACAAGCTGCAGGAAGAGGCCTACAGGTTAACAATGTATCTCCTAAAGCAATGTCAAACACAATATGGTCCACATTAAGATTAGTTATATcattaatgcataaatatgaattaatggAAGCTGTAGAAAATAG aGATCTATCCAAGTTAAATAAGGAATTTGAAATCATATAA